A section of the Candidatus Bathyarchaeota archaeon genome encodes:
- a CDS encoding glycosyltransferase family 4 protein: MMQKPAPLNVEKKRMAYVSTYPPRECGIANFTKDLINAIDQLQEYRSSVVITINEKGAIYNYEKRVKFQIERDSIENYVQAARYVNLSKIDLVNLQHEFGLFGGEWGEYINSFLENLQKPIVTTLHTILPNFGSTARTVLESIAHYSTSIIVMTRTALQLLRNCNIKPKKINVIPHGCPDVPFVTSEKSKISLGLRGKIVLSTFGLINRGKGIQYAIRALSSLVKKEPKILYLVIGETHPEVRRIEGERYRKRLMRLVDELKLGKHVRFYNRFLSKRELIRYLQATDIYLTPYIDRNQISSGTLAYALGTGKAIISTPYLHAEEALADGRGLICKFRNPASIAECINRLLEDPELRLSLKRKTYAYSRNFIWPKVAEKHAKLFNRFLKD, encoded by the coding sequence ATGATGCAGAAACCCGCCCCTTTAAATGTTGAGAAAAAAAGGATGGCTTATGTAAGCACTTATCCGCCGCGAGAATGTGGTATAGCAAACTTCACGAAAGATTTAATCAATGCTATAGATCAGCTTCAGGAGTATAGATCATCAGTGGTGATCACAATAAATGAGAAGGGCGCAATTTACAACTACGAAAAGAGAGTTAAGTTTCAAATTGAACGAGACTCTATTGAAAATTACGTCCAAGCCGCTCGTTACGTCAATCTATCCAAAATTGATTTAGTAAATCTCCAACATGAATTCGGTCTTTTTGGAGGCGAGTGGGGAGAATACATTAATTCATTTTTAGAGAATCTTCAAAAGCCAATAGTAACTACACTCCACACTATCCTACCAAACTTTGGATCGACTGCTCGAACAGTTTTGGAAAGCATTGCGCACTATAGTACGTCAATCATCGTCATGACGAGAACAGCTCTGCAACTATTAAGAAATTGCAATATTAAACCCAAAAAAATCAACGTTATCCCGCATGGTTGTCCTGATGTTCCATTTGTTACTAGCGAAAAGTCTAAAATTTCACTTGGTCTAAGAGGTAAGATAGTTTTGTCTACTTTTGGATTGATAAACAGAGGGAAAGGTATTCAATATGCTATTCGAGCGCTCTCTTCCCTCGTTAAGAAAGAACCAAAGATTCTTTACCTCGTAATTGGAGAGACTCATCCGGAAGTGAGGAGAATTGAGGGCGAGCGTTATCGGAAGAGGCTGATGAGGTTGGTTGATGAACTCAAATTGGGGAAGCATGTGCGATTCTACAATCGTTTTCTCTCTAAACGGGAACTAATTAGGTATCTCCAAGCAACAGACATCTACCTCACTCCGTACATCGATCGCAATCAGATCAGCAGTGGAACGCTTGCCTATGCTTTAGGAACTGGTAAGGCTATTATATCAACTCCATACCTTCACGCTGAAGAAGCTTTGGCAGATGGACGAGGATTAATATGTAAGTTTAGAAACCCTGCTTCAATCGCTGAATGCATAAATAGACTTCTAGAAGATCCGGAACTAAGGCTTAGCTTGAAGAGAAAAACGTATGCTTATAGTAGAAACTTTATTTGGCCAAAGGTTGCAGAAAAACATGCCAAGTTGTTCAATCGTTTTCTTAAAGACTAA
- a CDS encoding glycosyltransferase, translating into MNIKPPIKLDSLKALTDDTGILQHTKYSIPNRKEGYTTDDNARALIACIKFLQFHNDSDVSKLATTYLSFLFHMQRPDGKFHNLLSYSRHFLDDVGSEDCMGRSLWACGYTILTNLPKGIETISKEIFDKGLRHTSNFKSLRAKAFTILGLCYYYKAFPHDPNLSKNIVSLTEQLFDSYQQVSSSDWCWFEPYLTYVNARLSQALFLAYGIIGDERYLQIAMKSFDFLVKVQVIDEKIIPIGNKGWYKKGGKRALYDQQPIEASCMVEAALAAFRVTGDEKYQRIAHIAFGWFLGKNSQDVMVYNPKTGGCYDGITPEGVNLNQGAEAMLSYLLARLELNASK; encoded by the coding sequence ATGAATATTAAGCCACCTATCAAACTAGATAGTCTTAAAGCACTGACAGATGATACGGGTATTCTTCAGCATACTAAATATTCGATTCCCAACAGAAAGGAAGGCTATACTACAGATGATAATGCGCGTGCACTAATCGCGTGCATAAAATTCCTTCAGTTTCATAATGATTCTGATGTAAGTAAGCTAGCTACTACATATTTGAGTTTCTTATTTCATATGCAAAGACCTGACGGAAAATTTCACAATCTATTAAGCTATAGTCGTCATTTCCTTGATGATGTGGGGTCAGAAGACTGCATGGGACGATCGCTATGGGCCTGCGGATATACTATTTTGACTAACCTTCCGAAAGGTATTGAAACTATATCGAAGGAGATTTTTGACAAAGGCCTTCGACACACATCCAACTTTAAGAGTCTTAGAGCTAAAGCCTTCACAATTCTGGGTCTCTGCTACTATTATAAGGCTTTTCCGCATGACCCCAATCTTTCCAAAAACATTGTGTCATTGACGGAGCAATTGTTTGACAGTTATCAGCAAGTATCTTCTTCTGATTGGTGTTGGTTTGAACCTTATCTTACATATGTTAATGCGCGTTTATCGCAAGCTCTTTTTTTGGCCTACGGCATTATTGGAGATGAAAGATACCTCCAGATAGCGATGAAATCCTTTGACTTTCTTGTTAAAGTTCAGGTAATTGATGAGAAAATCATTCCAATCGGAAACAAAGGATGGTACAAGAAGGGTGGCAAAAGAGCCCTATATGACCAACAACCAATCGAAGCATCATGCATGGTAGAAGCGGCACTAGCCGCCTTTCGCGTGACTGGAGATGAGAAATATCAACGAATAGCCCATATCGCTTTCGGTTGGTTTTTAGGGAAGAACTCTCAGGACGTGATGGTTTACAATCCGAAAACAGGTGGTTGTTATGACGGAATAACGCCCGAAGGAGTGAATCTAAACCAAGGTGCTGAAGCTATGCTGTCTTATCTTCTAGCTCGCTTGGAACTTAATGCATCGAAATGA
- a CDS encoding CBS domain-containing protein, with protein MLKVRDMMVKNVVTAKENITVEMTIEMLYKKHVGSIVVTDDEGKCVGIFTERDAIRIIAQKTPLNTPLKKVMTKNVMTIWEGATFEEARRAITTYGIRHLPVIDQKEKLVGILAIRSFLDELFGISPLKSS; from the coding sequence ATGTTGAAGGTTCGAGACATGATGGTTAAAAATGTGGTAACGGCAAAAGAAAACATCACTGTAGAAATGACCATTGAAATGCTCTATAAAAAACATGTTGGATCCATAGTGGTGACTGATGACGAAGGAAAGTGTGTAGGGATATTTACAGAGCGGGATGCTATCAGAATTATAGCCCAAAAAACCCCTTTAAACACGCCTTTAAAGAAGGTCATGACGAAAAATGTTATGACTATTTGGGAAGGTGCTACGTTCGAAGAGGCAAGGAGAGCCATAACGACGTATGGAATAAGACATCTACCAGTAATAGACCAGAAAGAAAAATTAGTGGGAATATTGGCAATTAGAAGCTTCCTAGATGAACTTTTTGGAATATCGCCTCTAAAATCGAGTTAG